In a single window of the Carassius gibelio isolate Cgi1373 ecotype wild population from Czech Republic chromosome A12, carGib1.2-hapl.c, whole genome shotgun sequence genome:
- the LOC128025358 gene encoding actin filament-associated protein 1-like 2 isoform X2, translated as MDKHNVLEQLLEHLQRFLKILDGEKLSLNATVQKGFLAELLQSYKSSNAGGDEEYIYMNKVTVTCQNQDKTDRDYRPEANGEACKHISVKNPPEPPPPRPCNMGREPFPLPPIPTSASIEPESYYEDPQPYDPISINEDTEALSSSYESYDEEEVTKGKSTAQHQWPSPEASIELMKDARICAFLWRKKWLGQWAKQLCVIREHRLLCYKSSKDQTPLLDISLLGCSVVYKEKQTKRKEHKLKITPVGGEAIVLGLQSKEQAEQWLKVIQEICPKNTAGPSDVTDSPTLICTKGEQSERYSVASESGSSTDSHAENLESKDVKKKYGKFSNLMNIGKKKVSSLESPEKNVDTSGYLNILVNTQWRSRWCSVKDRQLWIYNDKSKNKVAQQPLSLEGCMVLPEPSPEHLYSFRIQIDGEELATLEAKSSTDMGHWLGLILSQTGTKTDPEDLTYDYVNTERISSIVNAAKTSMYLMQRRYSEPNTYTDSPPSDPHMCEDIYDDVPSTENEQEEAPEVQNGSEEGTASGEENGKDRVYLDLVPVRSFLHTSSDRVSLQTSKTAQTELSPSSASQDDPLHSIEPETRETSLPSSTENMDPKPVSPRVDTDPSPAPVQTQRISFLSHESQKRASPTSQPSQPQTSAQTPQTPPTSRGKATSTDRFLDKLRFSPAGPGSVEVKLGKNRTEADVRLYSDERDRLEREREEVKNTLATLRKDRREVKEELSSCQDPTRQASLEARLKQMEETCREAERRRVEVELSLMEVKESLRKVEAGPFSLGTTVDSSLLETSTPKIAPVSSPAPNTPISNTNNGDSTINSTTALKNRPTSTVASSKGNVLQKAKEWEKKSTT; from the exons CAGGAGGAGATGAAGAATACATCTACATGAACAAGGTCACTGTCACATGTCAAAACCAAGACAAAACCGACAGAG ACTACAGACCAGAAGCCAATGGAGAAGCATGTAAACACATCTCTGTGAAGAACCCACCAGAGCCTCCTCCTCCCAGACCA TGCAACATGGGAAGGGAGCCGTTTCCTCTTCCACCAATTCCTACTTCTGCATCAATAGAGCCTGAAAGTTACTATGAAGACCCACAACCCTATGATCCTATAAGCATCAATG AAGATACAGAAGCCTTGAGCAGTTCGTATGAGTCCTATGATGAGGAAGAAGTGACGAAGGGGAAGTCCACAGCGCAACACCAGTGGCCGTCTCCTGAGGCATCCATCGAGCTAATGAAAGATGCACGAATCTGTGCCTTCCTCTGGAGGAAGAAGTGGCTTGGCCAGTGGGCCAAACAGCTGTGTGTTATTCGTGAACATCGTCTCTTG TGCTACAAAAGCTCAAAGGATCAGACTCCACTGCTGGACATCAGTTTGCTGGGCTGCAGTGTTGTCTACAAAGAGAAACAAACTAAAAGGAAAGAACACAAGCTGAAAATAACCCCAGTGGGTGGAGAGGCCATCGTCCTGGGACTGCAGAGCAAAGAGCAGGCTGAACAATGGCTAAAG GTTATTCAAGAAATTTGTCCGAAAAACACTGCAGGACCTTCTGATGTAACCGACTCTCCAACACTCATCTGTACTAAG GGAGAGCAGAGCGAGAGATACTCAGTGGCATCTGAGAGTGGAAGCAGCACAGACAGTCACGCAGAGAACCTGGAGAGCAAAGATG TCAAGAAGAAATACGGCAAGTTTAGTAACCTCATGAACATTGGAAAAAAGAAGGTTTCCTCTTTGGAAAGTCCAGAGAAGAATGTGGATACGTCAG GCTATCTTAATATCCTGGTGAACACCCAGTGGAGAAGCAGGTGGTGCTCAGTGAAGGACAGGCAACTTTGGATCTACAATGACAAAAGCAAGAATAAAGTGGCCCAGCAGCCACTGTCTCTGGAGGGGTGCATGGTCCTGCCAGAACCCAGCCCTGAGCACCTCTATTCATTCCGCATCCAAATCGATGGAGAGGAGCTCGCAACCCTAGAG GCTAAATCCTCCACTGATATGGGCCACTGGCTTGGGCTCATACTGTCACAGACAGGCACCAAAACAGACCCGGAAGATCTCACCTATGATTATGTGAACACTGAGAGAATATCCAGTATTGTCAATGCTGCCAAGACGTCCATGTA TCTAATGCAGAGGAGGTACTCGGAGCCCAACACATACACAGACAGCCCTCCGTCAGACCCCCATATGTGTGAGGACATATACGATGATGTGCCATCCACAGAGAACGAACAGGAG GAGGCTCCAGAGGTTCAGAATGGCAGCGAGGAGGGAACGGCAAGCGGCGAGGAGAATGGGAAGGACAGAGTGTATCTGGATCTGGTCCCGGTTCGCTCCTTCCTGCACACGAGCTCGGACAGAGTGTCACTTCAGACGTCCAAAACAGCACAGACAGAGCTCAGTCCCTCATCTGCATCCCAGGATGATCCACTACACTCCATAGAG CCTGAAACGAGAGAAACCTCATTACCGAGCAGCACAGAGAACATGGACCCTAAACCTGTTTCTCCTAGAGTGGACACAGACCCCTCTCCAGCCCCTGTCCAAACTCAAAGAATCAGTTTCCTTAGTCATGAAAGCCAAAAGAGGGCCTCTCCCACCTCACAGCCATCCCAACCCCAGACGTCTGCGCAGACGCCCCAGACTCCGCCCACCTCCAGAGGAAAAGCTACCAGCACAGACAGATTTCTTGATAAACTCAGGTTCTCTCCAGCAG GCCCGGGGTCAGTTGAGGTTAAATTAGGGAAGAACAGGACGGAGGCTGATGTTCGGCTTTACTCAGACGAGAGAGACCGGCTGGAGCGAGAGAGGGAGGAGGTTAAAAACACTCTGGCCACCCTGAGGAAAGACAGACGAGAGGTGAAAGAGGAGCTGAGCTCCTGCCAAG ACCCCACTCGGCAGGCCTCTCTGGAGGCTCGTCTGAAGCAGATGGAGGAGACGTGTCGCGAGGCGGAGCGCCGGCGAGTGGAGGTGGAGCTTAGCCTGATGGAGGTGAAGGAGAGTTTGAGAAAAGTGGAAGCAGGACCCTTTTCACTGGGCACCACAGTAGATAGCAGCCTACTGGAAACTTCAACG CCCAAGATAGCACCTGTATCCAGCCCTGCTCCAAATACACCCATCAGCAACACCAATAATGGAGATTCAACCATCAACTCCACCACAGCGCTGAAGAACCGACCCACGTCCACCGTGGCATCCAGCAAAGGAAACGTTCTGCAGAAGGCCAAG GAATGGGAGAAAAAATCCACAACCTAG
- the LOC128025358 gene encoding actin filament-associated protein 1-like 2 isoform X1: MDKHNVLEQLLEHLQRFLKILDGEKLSLNATVQKGFLAELLQSYKSSNAGGDEEYIYMNKVTVTCQNQDKTDRDYRPEANGEACKHISVKNPPEPPPPRPCNMGREPFPLPPIPTSASIEPESYYEDPQPYDPISINEDTEALSSSYESYDEEEVTKGKSTAQHQWPSPEASIELMKDARICAFLWRKKWLGQWAKQLCVIREHRLLCYKSSKDQTPLLDISLLGCSVVYKEKQTKRKEHKLKITPVGGEAIVLGLQSKEQAEQWLKVIQEICPKNTAGPSDVTDSPTLICTKGEQSERYSVASESGSSTDSHAENLESKDVKKKYGKFSNLMNIGKKKVSSLESPEKNVDTSGYLNILVNTQWRSRWCSVKDRQLWIYNDKSKNKVAQQPLSLEGCMVLPEPSPEHLYSFRIQIDGEELATLEAKSSTDMGHWLGLILSQTGTKTDPEDLTYDYVNTERISSIVNAAKTSMYLMQRRYSEPNTYTDSPPSDPHMCEDIYDDVPSTENEQEEAPEVQNGSEEGTASGEENGKDRVYLDLVPVRSFLHTSSDRVSLQTSKTAQTELSPSSASQDDPLHSIEPETRETSLPSSTENMDPKPVSPRVDTDPSPAPVQTQRISFLSHESQKRASPTSQPSQPQTSAQTPQTPPTSRGKATSTDRFLDKLRFSPAAGPGSVEVKLGKNRTEADVRLYSDERDRLEREREEVKNTLATLRKDRREVKEELSSCQDPTRQASLEARLKQMEETCREAERRRVEVELSLMEVKESLRKVEAGPFSLGTTVDSSLLETSTPKIAPVSSPAPNTPISNTNNGDSTINSTTALKNRPTSTVASSKGNVLQKAKEWEKKSTT; encoded by the exons CAGGAGGAGATGAAGAATACATCTACATGAACAAGGTCACTGTCACATGTCAAAACCAAGACAAAACCGACAGAG ACTACAGACCAGAAGCCAATGGAGAAGCATGTAAACACATCTCTGTGAAGAACCCACCAGAGCCTCCTCCTCCCAGACCA TGCAACATGGGAAGGGAGCCGTTTCCTCTTCCACCAATTCCTACTTCTGCATCAATAGAGCCTGAAAGTTACTATGAAGACCCACAACCCTATGATCCTATAAGCATCAATG AAGATACAGAAGCCTTGAGCAGTTCGTATGAGTCCTATGATGAGGAAGAAGTGACGAAGGGGAAGTCCACAGCGCAACACCAGTGGCCGTCTCCTGAGGCATCCATCGAGCTAATGAAAGATGCACGAATCTGTGCCTTCCTCTGGAGGAAGAAGTGGCTTGGCCAGTGGGCCAAACAGCTGTGTGTTATTCGTGAACATCGTCTCTTG TGCTACAAAAGCTCAAAGGATCAGACTCCACTGCTGGACATCAGTTTGCTGGGCTGCAGTGTTGTCTACAAAGAGAAACAAACTAAAAGGAAAGAACACAAGCTGAAAATAACCCCAGTGGGTGGAGAGGCCATCGTCCTGGGACTGCAGAGCAAAGAGCAGGCTGAACAATGGCTAAAG GTTATTCAAGAAATTTGTCCGAAAAACACTGCAGGACCTTCTGATGTAACCGACTCTCCAACACTCATCTGTACTAAG GGAGAGCAGAGCGAGAGATACTCAGTGGCATCTGAGAGTGGAAGCAGCACAGACAGTCACGCAGAGAACCTGGAGAGCAAAGATG TCAAGAAGAAATACGGCAAGTTTAGTAACCTCATGAACATTGGAAAAAAGAAGGTTTCCTCTTTGGAAAGTCCAGAGAAGAATGTGGATACGTCAG GCTATCTTAATATCCTGGTGAACACCCAGTGGAGAAGCAGGTGGTGCTCAGTGAAGGACAGGCAACTTTGGATCTACAATGACAAAAGCAAGAATAAAGTGGCCCAGCAGCCACTGTCTCTGGAGGGGTGCATGGTCCTGCCAGAACCCAGCCCTGAGCACCTCTATTCATTCCGCATCCAAATCGATGGAGAGGAGCTCGCAACCCTAGAG GCTAAATCCTCCACTGATATGGGCCACTGGCTTGGGCTCATACTGTCACAGACAGGCACCAAAACAGACCCGGAAGATCTCACCTATGATTATGTGAACACTGAGAGAATATCCAGTATTGTCAATGCTGCCAAGACGTCCATGTA TCTAATGCAGAGGAGGTACTCGGAGCCCAACACATACACAGACAGCCCTCCGTCAGACCCCCATATGTGTGAGGACATATACGATGATGTGCCATCCACAGAGAACGAACAGGAG GAGGCTCCAGAGGTTCAGAATGGCAGCGAGGAGGGAACGGCAAGCGGCGAGGAGAATGGGAAGGACAGAGTGTATCTGGATCTGGTCCCGGTTCGCTCCTTCCTGCACACGAGCTCGGACAGAGTGTCACTTCAGACGTCCAAAACAGCACAGACAGAGCTCAGTCCCTCATCTGCATCCCAGGATGATCCACTACACTCCATAGAG CCTGAAACGAGAGAAACCTCATTACCGAGCAGCACAGAGAACATGGACCCTAAACCTGTTTCTCCTAGAGTGGACACAGACCCCTCTCCAGCCCCTGTCCAAACTCAAAGAATCAGTTTCCTTAGTCATGAAAGCCAAAAGAGGGCCTCTCCCACCTCACAGCCATCCCAACCCCAGACGTCTGCGCAGACGCCCCAGACTCCGCCCACCTCCAGAGGAAAAGCTACCAGCACAGACAGATTTCTTGATAAACTCAGGTTCTCTCCAGCAG CAGGCCCGGGGTCAGTTGAGGTTAAATTAGGGAAGAACAGGACGGAGGCTGATGTTCGGCTTTACTCAGACGAGAGAGACCGGCTGGAGCGAGAGAGGGAGGAGGTTAAAAACACTCTGGCCACCCTGAGGAAAGACAGACGAGAGGTGAAAGAGGAGCTGAGCTCCTGCCAAG ACCCCACTCGGCAGGCCTCTCTGGAGGCTCGTCTGAAGCAGATGGAGGAGACGTGTCGCGAGGCGGAGCGCCGGCGAGTGGAGGTGGAGCTTAGCCTGATGGAGGTGAAGGAGAGTTTGAGAAAAGTGGAAGCAGGACCCTTTTCACTGGGCACCACAGTAGATAGCAGCCTACTGGAAACTTCAACG CCCAAGATAGCACCTGTATCCAGCCCTGCTCCAAATACACCCATCAGCAACACCAATAATGGAGATTCAACCATCAACTCCACCACAGCGCTGAAGAACCGACCCACGTCCACCGTGGCATCCAGCAAAGGAAACGTTCTGCAGAAGGCCAAG GAATGGGAGAAAAAATCCACAACCTAG
- the LOC128025360 gene encoding kelch repeat and BTB domain-containing protein 13-like: MVKEHSNLGLDRQDRGVMGPPCSLGQSRDGREEQGEESSGILRVRVEESVFTIDRAVLGQNCAYFRALFRSGMKDSQLNEFHLQGGLKARGFLIAMAVSRGERPAIRDPDEIVEAAECAAFLQVDILVQHLIDLLDTDNCILLYHTAAVYGLWRLFHSAAVFIRDAYSDVQDALEALPEELICYVESLSPASFVALGTHSPSMKILQDCYRTVFYLDEKPGAWKYLTDLPTDASTSMAGVAVVENRLYIVGGVRGVSRETVDLSFCYDTESSTWSVFDGPQQSRYNFTLVGHDGHLYAIGGEFDKRIMSSVEACDVSTGAWTFSKPAPRCVAAAASAVARRRIFVCFWKPPETTDIYEYAPKNDEWTLVTTMVKPQSYGHCMVAHGDNLFVMRNGPCDDFLRCLMDCYNITTGQWTAMPGHYVNSRGALFTAVVRGNSAFTVNRNLTLEYVICEDKWTPRRQMMGFPKSGSLWTCLLRLPKSTNAHQERDSEEVLEMAANVESVEEDSVAQKMF, encoded by the coding sequence ATGGTTAAAGAACACAGTAATCTGGGTTTGGACAGGCAGGATAGAGGTGTTATGGGGCCCCCCTGCAGTTTGGGTCAAAGCAGGGACGGACGTGAAGAACAAGGTGAAGAGTCCTCTGGAATTCTGAGAGTACGGGTTGAAGAAAGCGTTTTCACCATAGACAGGGCCGTCCTAGGGCAGAACTGTGCGTATTTCCGGGCTCTCTTCCGCTCTGGGATGAAGGACAGTCAACTGAACGAGTTCCACCTGCAGGGTGGCCTGAAAGCTAGGGGTTTCCTCATCGCCATGGCAGTTTCCAGAGGTGAGCGCCCTGCTATACGAGACCCGGACGAGATTGTGGAGGCCGCCGAGTGTGCGGCCTTCCTCCAAGTCGACATTCTGGTTCAGCACTTGATAGACCTTCTTGATACTGACAACTGCATTCTTCTGTACCACACCGCAGCGGTGTACGGCTTGTGGAGGTTGTTTCACAGTGCTGCAGTATTCATCCGCGATGCTTATAGCGATGTGCAAGATGCTCTCGAGGCACTCCCAGAGGAGCTGATCTGCTACGTGGAGTCGCTTTCACCAGCGTCGTTTGTTGCTCTAGGCACTCATTCGCCATCCATGAAGATTCTGCAGGACTGCTACAGGACAGTGTTTTACCTTGATGAGAAACCGGGTGCTTGGAAATATCTGACTGATCTACCAACAGACGCCAGCACCTCGATGGCCGGCGTGGCTGTTGTGGAGAACCGCCTGTATATCGTTGGAGGGGTGCGAGGAGTTAGCAGGGAAACTGTCGACTTGAGCTTCTGTTATGACACAGAATCCAGCACATGGAGTGTGTTTGACGGTCCTCAGCAGTCCAGGTATAACTTCACCCTGGTGGGTCACGATGGACATTTGTACGCCATCGGAGGCGAATTCGACAAAAGGATCATGTCCTCAGTTGAAGCGTGTGATGTTTCCACAGGCGCATGGACATTTTCCAAGCCAGCGCCTCGTTGTGTGGCTGCGGCGGCTAGTGCGGTTGCAAGGCGTAGGATATTTGTGTGTTTCTGGAAGCCACCAGAAACTACAGACATTTACGAATATGCACCTAAAAATGACGAATGGACGCTGGTCACCACTATGGTAAAGCCTCAAAGTTATGGACACTGCATGGTGGCTCACGGTGACAACCTATTTGTCATGAGGAACGGCCCTTGTGATGACTTCCTGCGCTGCCTCATGGACTGCTACAACATCACTACGGGTCAATGGACGGCCATGCCAGGACACTACGTCAATAGCAGGGGTGCCCTCTTCACGGCTGTGGTGAGGGGGAACTCTGCGTTCACCGTCAACCGCAATTTGACCCTGGAATATGTCATTTGCGAAGACAAGTGGACGCCTCGTAGACAGATGATGGGCTTTCCAAAAAGTGGATCGCTTTGGACTTGCTTACTCAGACTGCCTAAGAGCACAAATGCGCATCAGGAACGTGATTCAGAGGAAGTCCTGGAGATGGCTGCCAATGTGGAAAGTGTGGAAGAAGATTCGGTAGCacaaaagatgttttaa